In Nonomuraea sp. NBC_00507, the following are encoded in one genomic region:
- a CDS encoding TIM-barrel domain-containing protein — translation MSRLRSAVIVVVIALSASFVSVPAALALAGVHHSPTGIDDLYSAEPTERVPRDPMAGEAVQIKATTWPIEPGQTVWVTWTKNGANQTPVGAAWDYNSGGNSYWKINLGTFARGDKISYTVNADVNGGGQKSVGPFTFTVTSWSTVTNVTGFTNNGTSVDVTTGDSAGSFTPKIRFAFPAPDRFRTQIAPSGQGLNISGVSGYTVTDSASTLTISTSSLVLKIQKSPYRLSVYKGDGTTLITRQYDPATFRNIGWASDGATTIIKIEDHFMSPAGERFEGFGERYDRLDQRGTDVHNYVYNQYRDQGATRRTYLSVPFFLNSAGYGVYLPTNRYAIFNLSTHLPDLAGFTVDTGGGLDSTLDYHFYAGTPAEILDDYTATSGRPLLPPKWAFGVWMSANEWNTQAEVNAALANVAAYKIPHTAMVLEQWSDEATFYVWHGATYTPKPGSGKLSYGDLTFPAGTAWQDPKAMVDNAHSKGIKMILWQIPVFKENFDTNPPTAPQQHLNDKAYAESQGYVAKNPANGPYRIPTGQWFGDSMVPDFTSTAATAWWMSKRDYLIDEIGIDGFKTDGSEAIFGRGVQFADGRKGDEMHNAYPNSYTGAYNTYVKGKRPDGAVFSRAGTAGAQTRSIFWAGDQNSSFSAFQEAVRAQLSAGQSGVPYTAWDMAGFTGTFPSAELYLRSAAQATFSPIMQYHSEKADPGTSEARTPWNVQARTGDTSVVPAFRRFANVRMNLIPYLYTEAKASATTGVPMMRAMSFAFPGDATAAALDQQYIFGSQLLVAPITAQGATSKNVYVPAGEWYDLWNGGRFTGPGTKTYNAGLDTIPVYAKPGAIIPLNLNADYQLGGEIGNSVDTYTNLTFRIYPSGTTSYAYFEDSANATRTVTSAENWAGHAVTVTVPPLTTTSTLQVASTKPASVTGATELGARASLADLKAAAEGWWWDPVQQLTHVKLASSGSSRTVTLNGVDKAGYEAEFATGTGTSTNTDHAGFTGTGFADGFATSGDAVTFQVKADAAGSHRLIFRYSTTVNATRTVYVDGVSAGTLSLPALANWDTWGTATLTTSLTAGAHTVKIAYDTANTGGINLDNLVVAR, via the coding sequence GTGAGCCGGTTACGGTCGGCCGTCATCGTGGTGGTGATCGCCTTGTCAGCGTCCTTCGTCTCCGTCCCCGCCGCCCTCGCGCTCGCGGGGGTGCACCACAGTCCGACCGGAATCGACGATCTCTACTCGGCCGAGCCGACGGAACGGGTGCCGCGTGACCCGATGGCCGGCGAGGCCGTCCAGATCAAGGCCACGACCTGGCCGATCGAGCCGGGCCAGACGGTCTGGGTCACGTGGACCAAGAACGGGGCGAACCAGACCCCGGTCGGCGCGGCCTGGGACTACAACAGCGGCGGCAACAGCTACTGGAAGATCAACTTAGGCACGTTCGCCCGAGGCGACAAGATCTCCTACACGGTCAACGCGGACGTGAACGGGGGCGGGCAGAAGAGCGTCGGCCCGTTCACGTTCACCGTCACCTCCTGGAGCACGGTGACGAACGTGACCGGCTTCACCAACAACGGCACGTCGGTGGATGTCACGACCGGGGACAGCGCGGGGAGCTTCACGCCGAAGATCCGCTTCGCGTTCCCGGCGCCCGACCGGTTCAGGACCCAGATCGCCCCCAGCGGGCAAGGTCTGAACATTTCCGGAGTGTCCGGCTATACGGTGACCGACTCGGCGAGCACGCTCACGATCTCCACCAGCTCGCTCGTCCTGAAGATCCAGAAGTCGCCGTACCGGCTGTCGGTCTACAAGGGCGACGGCACGACGCTGATCACCCGCCAATACGATCCCGCGACGTTCAGGAACATCGGCTGGGCCAGCGACGGCGCCACCACGATCATCAAGATCGAGGACCACTTCATGTCCCCGGCCGGCGAGCGCTTCGAGGGCTTCGGCGAGCGTTACGACCGGCTCGACCAGCGCGGCACCGATGTGCACAATTACGTCTACAACCAGTACAGGGACCAGGGCGCCACCCGGCGCACCTACCTGAGTGTGCCGTTCTTCCTCAACTCGGCAGGCTACGGCGTCTATCTCCCGACCAACCGGTACGCGATCTTCAACCTCAGCACGCATCTGCCCGACCTGGCCGGATTCACGGTGGACACCGGCGGCGGCCTCGACTCGACGCTGGACTACCACTTCTACGCGGGCACGCCGGCCGAGATCCTGGACGACTACACGGCGACCTCGGGCCGTCCGCTACTGCCACCCAAGTGGGCCTTCGGCGTGTGGATGTCGGCCAACGAGTGGAACACCCAGGCCGAGGTGAACGCCGCGCTGGCCAACGTGGCGGCGTACAAGATCCCGCACACGGCCATGGTGCTGGAGCAGTGGAGTGACGAGGCCACCTTCTACGTGTGGCACGGCGCGACGTACACCCCCAAGCCGGGCAGCGGCAAGCTCTCCTACGGCGACCTGACCTTCCCGGCCGGCACGGCGTGGCAGGATCCGAAGGCGATGGTGGACAACGCCCACAGCAAGGGGATCAAGATGATCCTCTGGCAGATCCCGGTGTTCAAGGAGAACTTCGACACCAATCCGCCGACCGCTCCGCAGCAGCACCTCAACGACAAGGCATACGCGGAATCGCAGGGCTACGTCGCGAAAAATCCGGCTAACGGCCCTTATCGCATCCCGACCGGCCAGTGGTTCGGCGACAGCATGGTCCCCGACTTCACCAGCACGGCCGCGACCGCCTGGTGGATGAGCAAACGCGACTACCTGATCGACGAGATCGGCATCGACGGCTTCAAAACCGACGGCAGCGAGGCCATCTTCGGCCGGGGCGTGCAGTTCGCCGACGGCCGCAAGGGCGACGAGATGCACAACGCCTACCCCAACAGCTACACCGGCGCATACAACACCTACGTCAAGGGCAAGCGGCCGGATGGCGCGGTCTTCAGCCGGGCCGGCACGGCAGGCGCCCAGACCAGGTCGATCTTCTGGGCCGGCGACCAGAACTCGAGCTTCTCCGCCTTCCAGGAGGCGGTCAGGGCGCAGCTCAGCGCGGGCCAGTCGGGGGTGCCGTACACGGCCTGGGACATGGCGGGCTTCACCGGGACCTTCCCGAGCGCGGAGCTTTACCTGCGCTCGGCGGCGCAGGCGACATTCTCCCCGATCATGCAGTATCACTCGGAGAAGGCCGATCCGGGCACGTCGGAGGCCCGCACGCCGTGGAACGTGCAGGCCCGCACCGGCGACACGAGCGTGGTGCCGGCCTTCCGCAGGTTCGCCAACGTGCGCATGAACCTGATCCCCTACCTCTACACCGAGGCCAAGGCGAGCGCGACCACGGGCGTGCCGATGATGCGCGCGATGAGCTTCGCCTTCCCCGGCGACGCGACGGCCGCGGCCCTGGACCAGCAGTACATCTTCGGCTCGCAGCTGCTCGTCGCGCCGATCACCGCTCAGGGCGCGACCTCGAAGAACGTGTACGTGCCCGCCGGTGAGTGGTACGACCTGTGGAACGGCGGCCGCTTCACCGGTCCCGGCACCAAGACCTACAACGCCGGCCTGGACACGATCCCGGTCTACGCCAAGCCGGGCGCGATCATCCCGCTCAACCTCAACGCCGATTACCAGCTCGGCGGCGAGATCGGCAACAGCGTGGACACCTACACCAACCTGACCTTCCGGATTTATCCGTCGGGCACCACCTCATACGCATATTTCGAGGACAGCGCGAACGCCACCCGCACCGTCACCTCGGCGGAGAACTGGGCCGGGCACGCGGTGACCGTCACCGTGCCGCCGCTGACCACGACCAGCACCTTGCAGGTGGCGAGCACCAAGCCCGCCTCCGTCACGGGCGCGACGGAGCTCGGCGCCCGCGCCTCGCTGGCCGACCTCAAGGCCGCCGCCGAGGGCTGGTGGTGGGACCCGGTCCAGCAGCTCACCCACGTCAAGCTCGCAAGCAGCGGCTCCAGCAGGACAGTGACCCTCAACGGCGTGGACAAGGCAGGCTACGAGGCCGAGTTCGCGACGGGCACCGGCACCTCGACGAACACCGACCACGCCGGCTTCACGGGGACCGGCTTCGCAGACGGCTTCGCGACGTCGGGCGACGCGGTGACGTTCCAGGTCAAGGCCGACGCGGCCGGCAGCCACCGGCTCATCTTCCGCTACTCGACCACCGTGAACGCCACCAGGACCGTCTACGTGGACGGCGTGTCCGCCGGCACGCTGTCACTGCCCGCGCTGGCGAACTGGGACACGTGGGGCACCGCCACGCTCACCACGTCCCTGACCGCGGGCGCCCATACCGTCAAGATCGCCTATGACACGGCGAACACCGGCGGGATCAACCTCGACAACCTGGTGGTGGCCCGATGA
- a CDS encoding glycoside hydrolase family 31 protein gives MSMRHRPFGSGHPYATTEDQRVPARPLDGEAVELRVRASAGVEAVVCEWVVDGDAPLELSLAPRNAEPGAGRDAGTQAVPGASAPGTAGGAGAPDTAGGASAPSMAGGAGGAIGADGLAADGLGAEGGGAGGAVGAGAVSGADGAVDGGHLAAAQARAARAAAGSWAVRTPVLEAGRRYSYRFRATLAGGGSRTSRWFEVSAASWSDDGGKLDVRGADRIVPGSVRWLADADGVLRVRFEVALAPEEHVVGFGERFDAVDQRGRDGARLDAVVFEQYKAQGRHGRTYLPMPFALVVGEEVSWGLHVATSRRTWYDVGDRLLVEAEVGRDGMLGVRFHDGPEPADVLRGFLDDVGRPAELPSWVFRLWASGNEWNTQERVMAEMDRHREHGIPVGALVIEAWSDETTFTAFRGAAYEASEEPHRLADYTFPADGPWPDPKGMVDELHERDIKVLLWQIPLQKMRPHPRHQAAVDARQLVEHGYGVREADGRPYRNRGWWFPLALMPDLSSQEVRDWWTAKRRYLVEEVGVDGFKTDGGEHAWGHDLRYADGRDGAEGNNLFPVHYARAFGDLLRACGKAPVTFSRAGFAGSQPHGAFWAGDEDSTWEAFRSSVRAGITASACGIVYWGWDLAGFSGEVPDAELYLRAAGAAAFMPIMQYHSEFNHHRTPIRDRTPWNVAGRTGDERVIPVFRRLVEVRERLVPYLAEQARQAVGGGVPLMRGLFFDHPHDPDVWRYPLQYKLGDALLVAPVTEPEVSEISVYLPEGEWIDVWTGRALSGGREVRLPAPLDRPPVLCAAEHWSRLSPVFAA, from the coding sequence ATGAGCATGAGGCATCGGCCGTTCGGGTCGGGGCATCCGTACGCGACGACCGAGGACCAGCGGGTGCCCGCCCGGCCGCTCGACGGCGAGGCGGTGGAGTTGCGGGTGCGGGCCTCGGCGGGTGTTGAGGCGGTCGTCTGCGAGTGGGTCGTGGACGGGGACGCGCCACTGGAGTTGTCGCTGGCCCCTCGCAACGCCGAGCCGGGGGCCGGCCGGGACGCGGGCACGCAGGCGGTGCCGGGCGCCAGCGCGCCGGGCACGGCTGGCGGTGCTGGCGCGCCCGACACGGCTGGCGGTGCTAGCGCGCCGAGCATGGCTGGCGGCGCTGGCGGAGCTATCGGTGCTGACGGCCTCGCTGCTGACGGCCTCGGTGCTGAAGGTGGCGGGGCTGGCGGGGCTGTGGGTGCTGGCGCGGTCAGCGGGGCCGACGGGGCGGTCGACGGCGGGCATCTCGCCGCCGCGCAGGCCAGGGCCGCTCGCGCCGCGGCCGGATCGTGGGCCGTGCGGACGCCGGTCCTGGAGGCAGGGCGCCGCTATTCCTACCGCTTCCGGGCCACCTTGGCCGGCGGCGGGAGCCGTACCAGCCGGTGGTTCGAGGTGTCGGCGGCCAGCTGGTCGGACGACGGCGGGAAGCTGGACGTCAGGGGCGCCGACCGGATCGTGCCCGGGAGCGTGCGGTGGCTGGCGGACGCGGACGGCGTGCTGCGGGTGCGGTTCGAGGTGGCGCTCGCGCCCGAAGAACACGTGGTCGGGTTCGGCGAGCGGTTCGACGCCGTGGATCAGCGCGGGCGCGACGGAGCTCGGCTCGACGCGGTCGTCTTCGAGCAGTACAAGGCGCAGGGGCGGCACGGGCGCACCTACCTGCCGATGCCGTTCGCGCTGGTCGTGGGCGAGGAGGTGAGCTGGGGGCTGCACGTGGCGACCTCGCGGCGCACCTGGTACGACGTCGGCGATCGGCTGCTGGTGGAGGCAGAGGTGGGGCGCGACGGCATGCTCGGCGTGCGCTTCCACGACGGGCCCGAGCCTGCGGACGTGCTCCGCGGGTTCCTGGACGACGTCGGGCGGCCGGCCGAGTTGCCGTCGTGGGTGTTCCGGCTCTGGGCCAGCGGCAACGAGTGGAACACGCAGGAACGCGTGATGGCCGAGATGGACCGGCACCGCGAGCACGGGATCCCCGTCGGCGCGCTGGTCATCGAGGCGTGGAGCGACGAGACGACGTTCACGGCCTTCCGCGGGGCCGCGTACGAGGCGTCGGAGGAGCCGCATCGCCTGGCCGACTACACCTTCCCGGCCGACGGCCCATGGCCCGACCCCAAGGGCATGGTGGACGAACTGCACGAGCGCGACATCAAGGTGCTGCTCTGGCAGATCCCGCTGCAGAAGATGCGCCCGCATCCCCGGCATCAGGCCGCCGTGGACGCCCGGCAGCTCGTCGAGCACGGGTACGGGGTGCGGGAGGCGGACGGCCGGCCGTACCGGAACCGAGGGTGGTGGTTCCCGCTCGCGCTCATGCCCGACCTGTCGTCGCAGGAGGTCCGCGACTGGTGGACGGCCAAGCGCCGCTATCTGGTCGAGGAGGTCGGGGTCGACGGGTTCAAGACCGACGGCGGCGAGCACGCCTGGGGGCACGACCTGCGGTATGCCGACGGGCGGGACGGCGCGGAAGGCAACAACCTCTTTCCCGTCCACTACGCCCGCGCCTTCGGCGATCTGCTGCGGGCGTGCGGGAAGGCGCCGGTGACGTTCAGCAGGGCCGGGTTCGCCGGGTCGCAGCCGCACGGGGCGTTCTGGGCCGGGGACGAGGACTCCACGTGGGAGGCGTTCCGGTCCTCCGTCAGGGCCGGGATCACGGCTTCGGCCTGCGGGATCGTGTACTGGGGATGGGACCTGGCCGGGTTCTCCGGCGAGGTGCCGGACGCCGAGTTGTACCTGCGGGCGGCCGGGGCGGCGGCGTTCATGCCGATCATGCAGTACCACTCGGAGTTCAACCATCACCGCACGCCCATCAGGGACCGCACGCCGTGGAACGTGGCCGGCCGGACCGGGGACGAGCGGGTGATCCCGGTGTTCAGGCGGCTCGTGGAGGTGCGCGAGCGGCTGGTGCCGTACCTGGCGGAGCAGGCGCGGCAGGCCGTGGGCGGCGGGGTGCCGCTGATGCGCGGGCTGTTCTTCGACCACCCGCACGACCCGGACGTGTGGCGGTATCCGCTGCAGTACAAGCTCGGGGACGCGTTGCTCGTCGCCCCCGTCACCGAGCCTGAGGTTTCGGAAATTTCCGTCTATCTACCAGAAGGCGAGTGGATCGACGTCTGGACGGGACGCGCCCTCTCTGGCGGCAGGGAGGTACGACTGCCCGCACCGCTCGACCGCCCGCCCGTCCTCTGTGCCGCCGAGCACTGGTCCCGCCTCTCCCCCGTGTTCGCTGCCTGA
- a CDS encoding glycoside hydrolase family 15 protein gives MSLVAHSLDVITRLQSPTGAYPASPTFSAYRGYSWLRDGAFIAEGVSRHGDVAGADAFHAWCARVVGDRAGQVDSLVSRAARGESVPVSEMLPTRFTLDGMDGADDWWDFQLDGYGTWLWALREHAVRHGRAVPGVEKGVRAAARYLTAFWHLPCYDWWEEHVEQRHVATLGSVHGGLRAALALGVLSSAEETAALEAVEGVAELVEREGVTGGRLRKWLGSDAVDGSLLACVEPFGLYPAGHPVGAATVAEVERQLARDGGVYRYLADTFYGGGRWVLLAGFLGWNHAAAGRPAEARRYLDWMAAQATPEGDLPEQVSDLLLAPGRLQEWLHRWGPVATPLLWSHGMYLILADELGVRA, from the coding sequence TTGTCCCTCGTCGCGCACAGCCTCGACGTGATCACGAGATTGCAGTCGCCCACCGGGGCCTATCCGGCCTCGCCCACCTTCTCCGCCTACCGCGGCTACTCCTGGCTGCGGGACGGGGCGTTCATCGCTGAGGGGGTGAGCAGGCACGGTGACGTGGCCGGGGCGGACGCCTTCCACGCCTGGTGCGCCCGCGTGGTCGGCGACCGGGCGGGCCAGGTGGACTCGCTGGTCTCCCGGGCCGCGCGCGGTGAGAGCGTGCCCGTCTCGGAGATGTTGCCGACCCGCTTCACGCTCGACGGGATGGACGGCGCGGACGACTGGTGGGACTTCCAGCTCGACGGGTACGGCACGTGGCTCTGGGCGCTGCGCGAGCACGCCGTACGGCACGGCAGGGCGGTGCCCGGAGTCGAGAAGGGGGTCAGGGCGGCGGCCAGGTATCTGACGGCGTTCTGGCACCTGCCCTGCTACGACTGGTGGGAGGAGCACGTCGAGCAGCGGCACGTGGCCACGCTGGGCTCGGTCCATGGGGGCCTGCGGGCCGCCCTCGCGCTCGGCGTGCTGAGCTCGGCGGAGGAGACGGCCGCGCTGGAGGCGGTCGAGGGCGTCGCCGAGCTGGTCGAGCGCGAGGGCGTCACCGGCGGGCGGCTGCGTAAGTGGCTCGGGAGCGACGCCGTGGACGGCAGCCTGCTGGCGTGCGTGGAACCGTTCGGGCTGTATCCGGCCGGGCATCCGGTCGGGGCGGCGACGGTTGCCGAGGTCGAGCGGCAGCTGGCGAGGGACGGCGGCGTGTACCGCTACCTCGCCGACACCTTCTACGGCGGGGGCCGGTGGGTGCTGCTTGCCGGGTTCCTCGGCTGGAACCACGCGGCGGCGGGGCGGCCTGCCGAGGCCCGCCGCTATCTGGACTGGATGGCGGCTCAGGCGACGCCGGAGGGGGATCTGCCCGAGCAGGTGTCGGACCTGCTGCTGGCCCCCGGGCGGCTGCAGGAGTGGCTCCACCGGTGGGGGCCGGTGGCGACGCCGCTGTTGTGGTCGCACGGGATGTACCTGATCCTCGCGGACGAACTGGGGGTGCGGGCATGA
- a CDS encoding ABC transporter substrate-binding protein translates to MTRKVTIATVAALALLASACSQGSATKAPSGADGKTTVRYFTFSAAPDHLKDLDTIEKAFEKENPKVDVVVETAPFEEYFTKLQTSIAGGTAPDAFELNYENFVTYASAGSLLDLSTVGGDGDTSVYAQESLNAFKRDGKQYALPASFSTVVLFYNKDLFKKSGVAEPTADWTWADEQAAAAKLTDRKKGVYGDFQPVQFFEFYKTLKQAGGEFLSADGKKSAFNSPEGVKAATWLVGKVGKSMPTEAEIGGTADYDTNLFKSGKLAMWHNGIWQFAGLKDVPFEWDVVVEPGDAGKASAVFHNAVAVSSGTKAGKDAYAWARFLSSSNVAATTRIQSSWELPPVADQQVLSGYLKDPKPANRQAVFDSLKSIALPPVIKRQQEMQDAVTKQLTEAAAGRTSVEDALKAAAADVDALLA, encoded by the coding sequence ATGACCAGAAAAGTCACCATCGCCACCGTGGCAGCCCTCGCATTGCTCGCCTCCGCCTGCTCCCAAGGGTCGGCCACCAAGGCCCCCTCCGGCGCCGACGGCAAGACCACCGTGCGCTACTTCACCTTCTCCGCGGCCCCCGACCATCTCAAGGACCTCGACACGATCGAGAAGGCCTTCGAGAAGGAGAACCCGAAGGTGGACGTGGTCGTCGAGACCGCGCCCTTCGAGGAGTACTTCACCAAGCTCCAGACCAGCATCGCCGGCGGCACCGCGCCGGACGCGTTCGAGCTCAACTACGAGAACTTCGTCACCTACGCCAGCGCGGGCTCCCTGCTCGACCTGAGCACGGTGGGCGGAGACGGCGACACCTCGGTCTACGCGCAGGAGTCGCTCAACGCGTTCAAGCGGGACGGCAAGCAGTACGCGCTGCCCGCCTCCTTCTCCACGGTCGTGCTCTTCTACAACAAGGACCTCTTCAAGAAGTCCGGGGTGGCCGAGCCCACGGCGGACTGGACGTGGGCCGACGAGCAGGCCGCCGCGGCCAAGCTGACCGACAGGAAGAAGGGCGTGTACGGCGACTTCCAGCCGGTGCAGTTCTTCGAGTTCTACAAGACGCTCAAGCAGGCGGGCGGCGAGTTCCTGTCCGCCGACGGCAAGAAGTCCGCCTTCAACAGCCCCGAGGGCGTCAAGGCCGCCACGTGGCTGGTCGGCAAGGTCGGCAAGTCGATGCCGACCGAGGCCGAGATCGGCGGCACCGCCGACTACGACACGAACCTGTTCAAGTCCGGCAAGCTCGCCATGTGGCACAACGGCATCTGGCAGTTCGCGGGCCTGAAGGACGTGCCGTTCGAGTGGGACGTGGTCGTCGAGCCCGGTGACGCCGGCAAGGCCAGCGCGGTCTTCCACAACGCCGTCGCGGTCTCGTCCGGCACCAAGGCCGGCAAGGACGCCTACGCGTGGGCCCGCTTCCTGTCGTCGTCGAACGTCGCCGCCACCACCCGCATCCAGTCGTCCTGGGAGCTGCCGCCGGTCGCCGATCAGCAGGTGCTCTCCGGCTACCTCAAGGACCCGAAGCCGGCCAACCGGCAGGCCGTGTTCGACTCCCTCAAGTCGATCGCGCTGCCGCCGGTCATCAAGCGTCAGCAGGAGATGCAGGACGCAGTGACCAAGCAGCTGACCGAGGCCGCCGCCGGCCGCACGTCCGTGGAGGACGCGCTCAAGGCCGCGGCCGCCGACGTCGACGCCCTGCTCGCGTAA
- a CDS encoding carbohydrate ABC transporter permease, with translation MGKILRYLLVGLGALVMLFPFAWAVITSITPGDAVLAVPPDFTPEGASLDAYGKLLETLPFWRIVANSAWIGAASTLLQLITSAMAAYAFARLPFPGRGALFAVYLATLMMPLPVLVVPLFIEMRTFGLVDTYFALLAPTIASAFGVFLLRQAINQVPREFDEAAVLDGAGHFRIFLYVVLPLIRPALATFAIFGFMASWNSYLWPLIIIKSPEFMTLPLGLATLHGQFTTQWDVVMAGSVISVVPILILYVFAQKHVIASVAQSGLK, from the coding sequence ATGGGTAAGATCCTCCGCTACCTCCTGGTCGGGTTGGGCGCGCTGGTGATGTTGTTCCCGTTCGCGTGGGCGGTGATCACCTCCATCACGCCGGGCGACGCCGTGCTGGCCGTGCCGCCTGACTTCACGCCCGAGGGCGCGAGCCTGGACGCGTACGGCAAACTGCTCGAGACGCTGCCGTTCTGGCGGATCGTGGCCAACAGCGCCTGGATCGGCGCGGCCTCGACCCTGTTGCAGCTCATCACCAGCGCGATGGCCGCCTACGCGTTCGCCCGGCTGCCGTTCCCCGGCCGGGGCGCGTTGTTCGCGGTGTACCTGGCGACGTTGATGATGCCGCTGCCGGTGCTGGTCGTGCCGCTGTTCATCGAGATGCGCACGTTCGGTCTCGTCGACACGTACTTCGCGTTGCTCGCGCCGACGATCGCCTCGGCGTTCGGGGTGTTCCTGCTGCGACAGGCGATCAACCAGGTGCCGCGGGAGTTCGACGAAGCGGCCGTGCTGGACGGCGCCGGCCATTTCCGGATCTTCCTGTACGTGGTGCTGCCGCTGATCCGGCCGGCGCTGGCCACGTTCGCCATCTTCGGCTTCATGGCCAGCTGGAACAGCTATCTCTGGCCGCTGATCATCATCAAGTCGCCCGAGTTCATGACGCTCCCGCTGGGCCTGGCCACGTTGCACGGCCAGTTCACCACGCAGTGGGACGTGGTCATGGCGGGGTCGGTGATCAGCGTCGTACCGATCCTCATCCTCTATGTCTTCGCGCAGAAGCACGTCATCGCCAGCGTCGCGCAGAGCGGGCTCAAGTAA
- a CDS encoding carbohydrate ABC transporter permease, with protein sequence MTLTAAPPKARATHQRAKPRKGWRYAGTVAVFLLPSLVPLTLYTIIPMLGSLWTSLHEWDLITEMRWVGLGNYIELIGDPETRAAFLHTLYFIAGYLPVVYVGGLGLAVLLNRAMAGRSLLRGVYFLPVITSWVVVALMWKWLLNPASGIVNWALGLFGISGPGWWTDPDWAMPSIILASAWKDLGFVMIILLAGLQAIPREYQEAAMVDGATAWRRFRHITLPLLSPSTFFVVVISLINGFQVFDQVKIMTGGGPGGATQVVVSQIYDLTFRYGRAGAASALSWLLFAVVLIVTIVQIRGQRRWVTYG encoded by the coding sequence ATGACCCTCACCGCGGCCCCGCCGAAAGCGCGGGCCACGCACCAGCGGGCCAAACCGCGCAAGGGCTGGCGGTACGCCGGGACCGTCGCGGTGTTCCTGCTGCCGAGCCTCGTCCCCCTGACGCTCTACACGATCATCCCCATGCTCGGCTCGCTCTGGACGAGCCTGCACGAGTGGGACCTCATCACCGAGATGCGCTGGGTCGGCCTGGGCAACTACATCGAGCTGATCGGCGATCCGGAGACCCGGGCGGCCTTCCTGCACACGCTGTACTTCATCGCCGGCTATCTGCCGGTCGTCTATGTGGGCGGTCTGGGCCTGGCGGTGCTCCTCAACCGGGCGATGGCCGGGCGGAGCCTGCTGCGCGGGGTGTACTTCCTGCCGGTGATCACCAGCTGGGTCGTCGTGGCGCTGATGTGGAAGTGGCTGCTCAACCCGGCCAGCGGCATCGTCAACTGGGCCCTCGGCCTGTTCGGGATCAGCGGCCCCGGCTGGTGGACCGACCCTGACTGGGCCATGCCGTCGATCATCCTCGCCTCGGCCTGGAAGGACCTGGGCTTCGTGATGATCATCCTGCTGGCCGGACTCCAGGCGATCCCCCGCGAGTACCAGGAGGCCGCCATGGTCGACGGCGCCACGGCGTGGCGCAGGTTCCGGCACATCACGCTCCCGTTGTTGTCCCCTTCGACGTTCTTCGTGGTCGTGATCTCGCTCATCAACGGCTTCCAGGTCTTCGACCAGGTCAAGATCATGACGGGGGGCGGGCCCGGTGGGGCGACGCAGGTGGTCGTGTCGCAGATCTACGACCTCACCTTCAGGTACGGCCGGGCCGGCGCGGCCTCGGCGCTGTCCTGGTTGCTGTTCGCGGTGGTGCTGATCGTGACGATCGTGCAGATCCGGGGGCAGAGGCGGTGGGTGACGTATGGGTAA